One genomic window of Vibrio ziniensis includes the following:
- the rsxA gene encoding electron transport complex subunit RsxA, translating to MTEYLLLLVGTVLVNNFVLVKFLGLCPFMGVSKKLETAIGMGLATTFVLTLASVCSYLVESYILRPLGIEYLRTMSFILVIAVVVQFTEMVVHKTSPTLYRLLGIFLPLITTNCAVLGVALLNINENHNFIQSIIYGFGAAVGFSMVLILFASMRERIHVADVPAPFKGASIAMITAGLMSLAFMGFTGLVKL from the coding sequence ATGACCGAATATCTTTTGTTGTTAGTCGGCACTGTGCTGGTGAACAATTTTGTACTGGTAAAGTTTTTGGGCTTGTGTCCTTTCATGGGCGTATCCAAAAAGTTAGAAACTGCAATTGGCATGGGGTTAGCGACAACATTCGTTTTAACCTTGGCTTCCGTATGTTCGTATCTTGTAGAAAGTTATATCCTGAGGCCTTTAGGTATTGAATACTTACGCACCATGAGCTTCATTCTCGTGATTGCGGTAGTCGTTCAATTCACCGAAATGGTCGTGCACAAAACTAGCCCAACACTTTATCGTTTACTAGGCATATTCCTACCACTCATTACAACCAACTGTGCAGTGTTAGGTGTAGCATTACTGAACATCAATGAAAACCATAATTTCATCCAGTCGATCATCTATGGTTTCGGCGCAGCGGTGGGTTTCTCTATGGTGTTGATTTTGTTTGCCTCTATGCGTGAGCGCATTCATGTTGCGGATGTGCCGGCCCCTTTTAAAGGCGCTTCTATCGCAATGATCACCGCAGGTTTAATGTCACTTGCCTTTATGGGCTTTACCGGATTGGTGAAGTTGTAA
- a CDS encoding glucose PTS transporter subunit EIIB, whose translation MIDKIRQFLKFLVRVNPNIGQETDGIVAAVGGLENIVHSGACATRLRLQLNDSDLVDADFLKCNGAFGVVRLDKHNVQIIYGVKANNYAQEIDARLQAR comes from the coding sequence ATGATCGACAAAATTCGTCAGTTTTTGAAATTTTTAGTTAGGGTGAATCCAAACATTGGTCAGGAAACGGATGGAATAGTGGCTGCGGTTGGTGGGTTGGAAAATATCGTTCATTCGGGCGCGTGTGCCACTAGACTGAGATTACAGCTGAATGATTCAGATTTGGTGGATGCCGATTTCCTGAAATGCAACGGAGCCTTTGGTGTGGTTCGGTTGGACAAGCACAATGTGCAAATCATCTATGGTGTTAAAGCTAACAACTATGCTCAGGAAATTGACGCTAGGCTTCAAGCTCGTTAA